A window of the Streptomyces griseochromogenes genome harbors these coding sequences:
- a CDS encoding nucleotide pyrophosphohydrolase → MTEHPDLAGLQRRLAEFAAARNWQPYHTPKNLVAALSVEASELVEIFQWLTPEESARVMDDPGTAHRVTDEVADVLAYLLQLCEVLGIDPLTALSAKIDRNEDRFPASGPDDTP, encoded by the coding sequence GTGACGGAACACCCTGACCTGGCCGGACTCCAGCGCAGGCTGGCCGAGTTCGCCGCCGCGCGCAACTGGCAGCCCTACCACACCCCCAAGAACCTCGTGGCCGCCCTCAGTGTGGAGGCCTCCGAACTCGTCGAGATCTTCCAGTGGCTGACCCCGGAGGAGTCGGCTCGCGTCATGGACGACCCCGGCACCGCGCACCGCGTCACGGACGAGGTCGCCGATGTCCTCGCCTATCTCCTCCAGCTCTGCGAGGTCCTCGGCATCGACCCGCTGACCGCCCTGTCGGCCAAGATCGACCGCAATGAGGACCGCTTCCCGGCGTCGGGGCCGGACGACACCCCCTGA
- a CDS encoding DUF6099 family protein — translation MDAVRLIVASRRALADGADVPETMAEVWQAQALAQAIGSRLAVSGPPELRGEALGLTELAGRGCGVLDPPELDPGDLRAAQLTELADARQTLLSLDGLLGEVGIALVGMASAAADEATYWQCMEAIDAADESRDRVLEMLRKLAAREEALPENAKDSPTGV, via the coding sequence ATGGATGCGGTGCGGCTCATAGTGGCGAGCAGGCGCGCGCTGGCGGACGGCGCCGACGTGCCCGAGACGATGGCGGAGGTGTGGCAGGCACAGGCCCTGGCCCAGGCGATAGGCAGCCGCCTCGCGGTGTCCGGCCCGCCGGAGCTGCGGGGCGAGGCGCTGGGGCTGACCGAGCTGGCGGGCCGTGGCTGCGGCGTCCTGGACCCTCCGGAACTCGACCCCGGAGACCTGCGCGCCGCCCAGCTCACCGAGCTGGCCGACGCCCGCCAGACCTTGCTCAGCCTCGACGGCCTGCTCGGCGAGGTCGGCATAGCCCTGGTCGGCATGGCCAGCGCGGCGGCCGACGAGGCGACGTACTGGCAGTGCATGGAGGCCATCGACGCGGCGGACGAATCCCGGGACCGGGTCCTGGAGATGCTGCGCAAACTGGCGGCGCGCGAGGAGGCGTTACCGGAGAACGCGAAGGACAGCCCCACCGGCGTGTGA
- a CDS encoding LLM class F420-dependent oxidoreductase: protein MDLRIFTEPQQGATYDTLLTVAKATEDLGFDAFFRSDHYLRMGSVDGLPGPTDAWITLAGLARETKRIRLGTLMTAGTFRLPGVLAIQVAQVDQMSGGRVELGLGAGWFEEEHRAYGIPFPKEKFARLEEQLEIVTGLWATKVGDTFDFHGTFYDLTGSPALPKPAQGKIPVLIGGHGATRTPRLAARYADEFNIPFASVEDSERQFGRVRAAAEEAGRRADDLTYSNALVACVGRDEQEVARRAAAIGREADELKANGLAGSPAEVVDKIGRYAEAGSQRIYLQILDLDDLDHLELISSQVQSQLS from the coding sequence ATGGACCTTCGAATCTTCACCGAGCCCCAGCAAGGGGCGACCTACGACACCCTGCTCACCGTGGCGAAGGCCACGGAAGACCTCGGCTTCGACGCGTTCTTCCGCTCGGACCACTATCTGCGCATGGGCAGCGTCGACGGCCTGCCCGGTCCCACGGACGCCTGGATCACCCTGGCCGGCCTGGCCCGCGAGACCAAGCGCATCCGCCTCGGCACCCTGATGACGGCAGGAACCTTCCGCCTCCCCGGCGTGCTCGCCATCCAGGTGGCCCAGGTCGACCAGATGTCCGGCGGCCGGGTGGAACTGGGCCTGGGCGCGGGCTGGTTCGAGGAGGAGCACAGGGCGTACGGCATCCCGTTCCCGAAGGAGAAGTTCGCGCGCCTGGAGGAGCAGCTGGAGATCGTCACCGGGCTGTGGGCGACCAAGGTCGGCGACACCTTCGACTTCCACGGCACGTTCTACGACCTCACCGGCTCCCCCGCGCTGCCCAAGCCCGCCCAGGGGAAGATCCCGGTGCTCATCGGCGGTCACGGCGCGACCCGCACCCCGCGTCTCGCGGCCCGGTACGCGGATGAGTTCAACATCCCGTTCGCCTCGGTCGAGGACAGCGAGCGGCAGTTCGGCCGGGTCCGCGCCGCCGCCGAGGAGGCGGGCCGCAGGGCGGACGACCTGACGTACTCCAACGCGCTGGTGGCGTGCGTCGGCAGGGACGAGCAGGAGGTCGCCCGGCGGGCCGCCGCGATCGGCCGTGAGGCGGACGAGCTGAAGGCCAACGGTCTGGCCGGCTCCCCGGCCGAGGTGGTCGACAAGATCGGCCGCTACGCCGAGGCCGGCTCGCAGCGGATCTACCTGCAGATCCTCGACCTGGACGACCTCGACCACCTGGAGCTGATCTCCTCCCAGGTCCAGTCGCAGCTGTCGTAA
- a CDS encoding CbrC family protein has translation MSHPFQVLRFREGEPVAMKEAVIREVLGPVTVGGMPDRGLPEWWNLRTPDGGEAEVYGDASCLSFTRVSGGLVLDAMAELALRAGAVIMPLDCPVLLQREHDRRHLPDAEMRAHAIVVPPTDWTGRAIERVVRPLPEPRRPVLPRFAYHSRAGVVAPTDAPCVCCGQERGWVYTGPVYGAGAPDAGICPYCIAFGKAAERYGATFNDLIDGDVPEEVAREILERTPGIPAWQSPRWLTHCGDGAEFLGTIGAEGLAHFPDAVETLRREWAGRGRPPAQVEEYLGALDAAGMPTAYLFRCRVCGTHLAYSDFT, from the coding sequence ATGAGCCACCCCTTCCAGGTGCTGAGGTTCCGTGAGGGCGAGCCGGTCGCGATGAAGGAGGCGGTGATCCGTGAGGTGCTGGGTCCGGTCACCGTGGGCGGCATGCCCGACCGGGGCCTGCCCGAGTGGTGGAACCTGCGGACCCCGGACGGCGGCGAGGCGGAGGTGTACGGCGATGCCTCCTGCCTGTCGTTCACCCGTGTCTCCGGTGGCCTCGTCCTCGACGCGATGGCCGAACTCGCCCTGCGCGCCGGCGCCGTGATCATGCCGCTGGACTGCCCCGTGCTTCTGCAACGGGAGCACGACCGGCGGCATCTGCCCGACGCCGAGATGCGCGCCCATGCGATCGTCGTACCGCCCACCGACTGGACGGGCCGGGCGATCGAACGGGTGGTCCGCCCCTTGCCGGAGCCCCGGCGGCCGGTCCTGCCCCGGTTCGCCTACCACTCGCGGGCCGGGGTGGTGGCGCCCACGGACGCGCCGTGCGTGTGCTGCGGACAGGAGCGCGGCTGGGTGTACACGGGACCGGTGTACGGGGCCGGGGCGCCGGACGCGGGCATCTGCCCGTACTGCATCGCCTTCGGCAAGGCCGCCGAACGCTACGGCGCCACCTTCAACGACCTCATCGACGGCGACGTCCCCGAGGAAGTGGCCCGGGAGATCCTGGAGCGCACACCGGGCATCCCGGCCTGGCAGTCCCCGCGCTGGCTGACCCACTGCGGTGACGGCGCCGAGTTCCTCGGGACGATCGGGGCCGAGGGGCTCGCGCACTTCCCGGACGCGGTGGAGACGCTCCGGCGGGAGTGGGCCGGCCGGGGCCGGCCCCCGGCACAGGTCGAGGAGTACCTCGGCGCGCTCGACGCGGCCGGCATGCCGACGGCGTACTTGTTCCGCTGCCGGGTGTGCGGCACCCATCTGGCGTACTCGGATTTCACCTGA
- a CDS encoding D-alanyl-D-alanine carboxypeptidase family protein, producing the protein MSNTTGVRLGRRTAIAVTAGAVLSTGVLAAAPAQAAPAAPPAPTVSAQGAYAIDAATGRALFGKAADTELRTGSTTKIMTALVVLSQRNVDLGRKVKIKKEYTDYVIDPKTGVQRYSSAKLILGDSMSVGDLLYGLLLPSGCDAAYALADTYGSGSTTAQRTKSFVAKMNDEARELGLTHTRFDSFDGVSNGKNHASPRDLAKLAGVALKNKTFKKVVGTKVYPDMKSYRPGGGTHAMEKWENTNTLLSTYRGAIGVKTGSGPEAKFCLVFAATRNGRTVVGTVLADTSVDERLKDAKKILDYGFAQSG; encoded by the coding sequence ATGAGCAACACCACAGGCGTACGCCTGGGCAGACGGACCGCGATCGCGGTGACGGCCGGCGCCGTGCTCTCCACGGGGGTTCTCGCGGCCGCTCCCGCCCAGGCGGCGCCGGCAGCGCCGCCGGCGCCGACCGTGTCGGCCCAGGGCGCGTACGCGATCGACGCGGCCACCGGCAGGGCGCTGTTCGGCAAGGCGGCGGACACCGAGCTGCGGACCGGTTCCACGACGAAGATCATGACGGCGCTCGTGGTGCTGTCACAGCGGAACGTGGACCTCGGACGCAAGGTGAAGATCAAGAAGGAGTACACCGACTACGTCATCGATCCGAAGACCGGCGTCCAGCGGTACTCCAGCGCCAAGCTGATCCTGGGCGACTCGATGAGCGTGGGAGACCTGCTGTACGGGCTTCTGCTGCCGTCCGGATGCGACGCGGCGTACGCGCTGGCGGACACGTACGGATCGGGGTCGACGACGGCCCAGCGGACGAAGTCGTTCGTCGCGAAGATGAACGACGAGGCGCGCGAGCTGGGCCTGACGCACACCCGCTTCGACTCGTTCGACGGGGTGTCCAACGGGAAGAACCACGCGTCCCCGCGGGATCTGGCCAAGCTGGCCGGGGTCGCGTTGAAGAACAAGACGTTCAAGAAGGTCGTCGGCACCAAGGTGTACCCCGACATGAAGTCGTACCGGCCCGGTGGCGGCACGCACGCGATGGAGAAGTGGGAGAACACCAACACGCTGCTGAGCACCTATCGGGGCGCGATCGGCGTGAAGACCGGATCGGGTCCGGAGGCGAAGTTCTGCCTGGTCTTCGCGGCGACCCGCAACGGCAGGACGGTCGTGGGCACGGTGCTGGCGGACACGTCGGTGGACGAGCGGCTCAAGGACGCGAAGAAGATCCTCGACTACGGCTTCGCGCAGAGCGGCTGA
- a CDS encoding 3' terminal RNA ribose 2'-O-methyltransferase Hen1 — protein MFLTISTSGTAALPATDLGFLLHKHPEKAQTFSTSYGTAHVFYPEADAERCTAALLLEVDTVALVRRGKGKGRGGAPDAALAQYVNDRPYAASSLLAVALSGVFSSAIRGVCNARPERAAAPLPLRIEIPALPARGGSELVRQLFEPLGWAVTAEPVALDTEFPEWGASRYVRLVLESEALTLAEALRHLYVLLPVLDDAKHYWVSSDEVDKLLRAGEGWLPTHPEQKLITSRYLSRRWSLTRQAMERLELVRLAEADDSEVEAIDNAVEEETEAEEKPTPLAVRRREAIVAALNACGAARVLDLGCGQGQLVQELLGDVRFTEVVGVDVSMRALTVASRRLKLDRMGERQASRVKLFQGSLAYTDNRLKGYDAAVLSEVIEHLDLPRLPALEYAVFGHARPRTVLVTTPNVEYNVRWETLPAGHVRHGDHRFEWTREEFRTWAATVAERHGYEAEFVPVGPDDPEVGPPTQMAVFHRDDTEKEAKAA, from the coding sequence GTGTTCCTGACGATATCCACGAGCGGCACCGCCGCCCTCCCGGCCACCGACCTCGGGTTCCTGCTGCACAAGCACCCCGAGAAGGCGCAGACCTTCTCCACCTCCTACGGCACCGCGCACGTCTTCTACCCCGAGGCGGACGCCGAGCGCTGTACGGCCGCGCTGTTGCTCGAGGTCGATACGGTTGCGCTGGTCCGCCGGGGCAAGGGCAAGGGCCGCGGCGGAGCACCCGACGCGGCACTCGCGCAGTACGTCAACGACCGCCCCTACGCGGCCTCCTCGCTGCTCGCGGTCGCCCTGAGCGGTGTGTTCTCCAGCGCCATCCGGGGCGTGTGCAACGCCCGCCCGGAGCGGGCCGCCGCGCCCCTGCCGCTGCGCATCGAGATACCGGCGCTGCCGGCCCGCGGCGGATCCGAGCTCGTACGGCAGCTCTTCGAACCGCTCGGCTGGGCGGTGACCGCCGAACCTGTCGCCCTCGACACCGAGTTCCCGGAGTGGGGCGCCTCGCGCTACGTCCGCCTCGTCCTGGAGTCCGAGGCGCTGACCCTCGCCGAGGCGCTGCGCCATCTGTACGTCCTGCTGCCGGTCCTCGACGACGCCAAGCACTACTGGGTCTCCTCCGACGAGGTCGACAAACTGCTGCGGGCCGGAGAGGGCTGGCTGCCCACGCACCCGGAGCAGAAGCTGATCACCAGCCGCTATCTGTCCCGCCGCTGGTCGCTGACCCGGCAGGCGATGGAGCGGCTGGAGCTGGTGCGCCTGGCCGAGGCCGACGACAGCGAGGTCGAGGCGATCGACAACGCGGTCGAGGAGGAGACGGAGGCGGAGGAGAAGCCGACCCCGCTCGCCGTGCGGCGCCGCGAGGCGATCGTCGCCGCCCTGAACGCCTGCGGTGCCGCCCGGGTCCTCGACCTCGGCTGCGGCCAGGGCCAGCTGGTGCAGGAGCTGCTCGGGGACGTGCGGTTCACCGAGGTCGTGGGCGTCGACGTGTCGATGCGCGCGCTCACCGTCGCCTCCCGGCGGCTCAAGCTGGACCGCATGGGCGAGCGGCAGGCCTCGCGCGTCAAGCTCTTCCAGGGCTCCCTCGCCTACACCGACAACCGGCTCAAGGGGTACGACGCGGCCGTGCTCAGCGAGGTCATCGAACACCTCGACCTGCCCCGGCTGCCCGCCCTGGAGTACGCCGTGTTCGGGCACGCGCGCCCGAGGACAGTCCTCGTGACCACCCCGAACGTGGAGTACAACGTCCGCTGGGAGACCCTGCCCGCCGGCCACGTCCGGCACGGTGACCACCGCTTCGAGTGGACCCGCGAGGAGTTCCGCACCTGGGCGGCCACGGTCGCCGAACGACACGGGTACGAGGCGGAGTTCGTACCCGTCGGGCCGGACGACCCCGAGGTCGGGCCGCCCACCCAGATGGCCGTGTTCCACCGTGACGACACCGAGAAGGAGGCGAAGGCGGCATGA
- a CDS encoding polynucleotide kinase-phosphatase, whose translation MTETQNEGRVLPVTDLSLVVLVGASGSGKSTFARRHFKPTEVISSDFCRGLVSDDENDQSATRDAFDVLHYIAGKRLAAGRRTVVDATSVQQDSRRQLIELAKKYDVLPIAIVLDTPEEVCAERNAARTDRADMPRRVIQRHIRELRRSLRHLEREGFRKVHVLRGVEAIDGATVVTEKRFNDLTHLTGPFDIIGDIHGCASELESLLGKLGYADGVHPEGRTAVFVGDLVDRGPDSPGVLRRVMSMVASGNALCVPGNHENKYGRYLKGRNVQHTHGLAETIEQMEGESEEFKAEVRRFLEGLVSHYVLDGGKLVVCHAGLPEKYHGRTSGRVRSHALYGDTTGETDEFGLPVRYPWAEDYRGRAAVVYGHTPVPEASWLNNTICLDTGAVFGGKLTALRWPERELVDVPAERVWYEPARPLHTEAPGGLDGRPLALADVHGRRGVETRHAGRVAVREENAAAALEVMSRFAIDPRLLPYLPPTMAPTATSQVEGYLEHPVEAFAQYAKDGVARVVCEEKHMGSRAVALVCRDADAAREQFGVDGPTGALYTRTGRPFLDDETMTEEILGRLRSAVGDAGLWEELDTDWLLLDAELMPWSLKASGLLRSQYAAVGAASGAVFPGALAALEAAAARGTDVGGLLERQRARAADAAAFTDAYRRYCWSTDGLEGIRLAPFQILAARGRSLAALPHDEQLALIDRLVEHDGTGLLQTTRRLYVDTGDPESVRAGVDWWLEMTGRGGEGMVVKPVGALVRSPEGRLVQPGIKCRGREYLRIIYGPEYTRPDNLAKLRQRFLNHKRSLAIREYALGLEALDRLADGEPLWRVHEAVFGVLALESEPVDPRL comes from the coding sequence ATGACCGAGACGCAGAACGAGGGACGGGTCCTGCCCGTCACCGACCTCTCCCTCGTCGTCCTCGTCGGCGCCTCCGGCTCCGGCAAGTCCACCTTCGCCCGCCGGCACTTCAAGCCCACCGAGGTGATCTCCTCCGACTTCTGCCGCGGTCTGGTCTCCGACGACGAGAACGACCAGAGCGCGACCAGGGACGCCTTCGACGTCCTGCACTACATCGCGGGCAAGCGGCTGGCCGCCGGCCGTCGTACCGTCGTGGACGCCACCAGCGTGCAGCAGGACAGCCGGCGCCAGCTCATCGAGCTGGCCAAGAAGTACGACGTGCTGCCCATCGCCATCGTGCTCGACACGCCCGAAGAGGTGTGCGCGGAGCGCAACGCGGCCCGCACCGACCGGGCCGACATGCCCCGCCGGGTCATCCAGCGCCACATCCGCGAACTGCGCCGCTCGCTCAGGCACCTGGAGCGCGAGGGCTTCCGCAAGGTGCACGTCCTGCGCGGCGTCGAGGCGATCGACGGCGCCACCGTCGTCACCGAGAAGCGCTTCAACGACCTGACCCACCTCACCGGCCCCTTCGACATCATCGGCGACATCCACGGCTGCGCCTCGGAACTGGAGTCGCTGCTGGGCAAGCTGGGCTACGCCGACGGCGTGCACCCCGAGGGCCGTACCGCCGTCTTCGTCGGCGACCTGGTCGACCGCGGCCCGGACTCCCCGGGCGTCCTGCGCCGCGTGATGTCCATGGTCGCCTCCGGGAACGCGCTGTGCGTGCCCGGCAACCACGAGAACAAGTACGGCCGATACCTCAAGGGCCGCAACGTCCAGCACACCCACGGGCTCGCCGAGACCATCGAACAGATGGAGGGCGAGAGCGAGGAGTTCAAGGCGGAGGTGCGCCGCTTCCTGGAGGGGCTGGTCAGCCACTACGTCCTGGACGGCGGCAAGCTGGTGGTCTGCCACGCCGGTCTGCCCGAGAAGTACCACGGCCGCACCTCCGGCCGGGTGCGCTCGCACGCCCTGTACGGCGACACCACCGGCGAGACCGACGAGTTCGGGCTGCCCGTGCGCTACCCGTGGGCCGAGGACTACCGGGGCCGCGCGGCCGTCGTCTACGGCCACACCCCGGTCCCCGAGGCCAGCTGGCTCAACAACACCATCTGCCTGGACACCGGTGCCGTCTTCGGCGGCAAGCTGACCGCGCTGCGCTGGCCGGAGCGCGAACTGGTCGACGTACCGGCCGAGCGGGTCTGGTACGAGCCGGCCAGGCCGCTGCACACCGAGGCGCCCGGCGGGCTCGACGGGCGGCCGCTGGCCCTGGCGGACGTGCACGGCCGCAGGGGCGTGGAGACCCGGCACGCGGGCCGGGTCGCGGTCCGCGAGGAGAACGCGGCCGCGGCCCTGGAGGTCATGAGCCGCTTCGCGATCGACCCGCGCCTGCTGCCGTATCTGCCGCCGACCATGGCACCGACGGCGACCTCGCAGGTCGAGGGCTACCTGGAGCACCCGGTGGAGGCCTTCGCGCAGTACGCCAAGGACGGGGTCGCGCGGGTCGTGTGCGAGGAGAAGCACATGGGCTCGCGGGCGGTGGCCCTGGTGTGCCGGGACGCGGACGCGGCCCGCGAGCAGTTCGGCGTGGACGGACCCACAGGGGCGCTGTACACCCGTACCGGCCGGCCGTTCCTGGACGACGAGACGATGACCGAGGAGATCCTCGGCCGCCTGCGCTCGGCCGTCGGGGACGCGGGCCTGTGGGAGGAACTCGACACCGACTGGCTCCTGCTGGACGCCGAGCTGATGCCCTGGTCGCTGAAGGCCTCGGGCCTGCTGCGCAGCCAGTACGCGGCCGTGGGCGCCGCCTCCGGCGCGGTGTTCCCCGGCGCGCTCGCCGCGCTGGAGGCCGCCGCGGCCCGCGGCACCGACGTGGGCGGCCTGCTGGAGCGGCAGCGTGCCCGCGCCGCCGACGCGGCCGCGTTCACCGACGCCTACCGCCGCTACTGCTGGAGCACCGACGGCCTGGAAGGGATCCGTCTGGCCCCCTTCCAGATCCTGGCGGCCCGCGGCCGCAGCCTGGCCGCGCTGCCGCACGACGAGCAACTGGCCCTGATCGACCGGCTGGTGGAGCACGACGGCACCGGACTGCTGCAGACCACCCGGCGCCTGTACGTCGACACCGGCGACCCCGAGTCCGTCCGGGCCGGCGTGGACTGGTGGCTGGAGATGACCGGCCGGGGCGGCGAGGGCATGGTCGTCAAGCCGGTCGGCGCGCTGGTCCGCAGCCCGGAGGGCCGGCTGGTGCAGCCCGGCATCAAGTGCCGGGGCCGCGAGTACCTGCGGATCATCTACGGTCCCGAATACACCCGGCCGGACAACCTCGCCAAGCTGCGGCAGCGGTTCCTGAACCACAAGCGGTCGCTGGCGATCCGCGAGTACGCCCTGGGCCTGGAGGCCCTGGACCGGCTCGCGGACGGGGAGCCGCTGTGGCGGGTGCACGAGGCGGTGTTCGGGGTCCTCGCCCTGGAGTCGGAGCCGGTGGACCCGCGCCTGTAG
- a CDS encoding RiPP maturation radical SAM C-methyltransferase produces MRVHLVTMPWHPLDLPSLQLGLLNRIVRQARPDDRVSEFHGSLRWAEFLLERSGGRLRPGDCVEVGGDGIFHGLGDWVFSGVLYDDPDWGLARLRDYAADRDVFVDTAVAMRPYAAGFIAACATEVLAAEPDVVGFTTTFMQNVPSLALARELTRRKPGLAVVFGGGNCEGPMGHALHRNHPFVDHVVRGEAEYAFPALLRHLDEGTAPVDVPGLCWWDGHISRANTETRRTVAPADIPSPDYDQWQAALDASPVQEYVHPKLVVEGARGCWWGEKHHCTFCGLNGSAMAFRAKPGERLWAEIDRLVRRHRLLDVVTVDNIIDIAYFRDFLPRVVESGWDLRLHYEVKSNLTRGQLRLLGASGTVHIQPGIESLGSRVLDLMDKGVSGARNVRTLRECENHALTCSWNLLYGFPGETADDYTPVIDQFPALVHLQPPSGAHRIQLERFSPHFTDSSLGFGKRRPAEMYQHVYDLPEDELTDLVYLFDTEEAGIAGTVERRLKEAVAAWRAGHADSRLLFEESGEELLVVDRRHGHPPATHRFTGWQAAALRLLEDGRSAPALHRLLAQAGHEVPTEALDAWIRHAFCLGLLFRDGLTYVSLPTWGEPVRLPEGAGAAG; encoded by the coding sequence ATGCGCGTTCACCTGGTCACGATGCCCTGGCATCCGCTCGACCTCCCGTCCCTGCAACTGGGCCTGCTGAACCGGATCGTGCGGCAGGCCCGCCCCGACGACCGGGTGAGCGAGTTCCACGGCTCCCTGCGCTGGGCGGAGTTCCTGCTGGAGCGCTCCGGGGGCCGGCTGCGGCCGGGCGACTGCGTGGAGGTCGGCGGCGACGGGATCTTCCACGGCCTCGGCGACTGGGTCTTCTCCGGCGTCCTGTACGACGATCCGGACTGGGGCCTGGCCCGGCTGCGGGACTACGCGGCCGACCGGGACGTCTTCGTCGACACCGCCGTCGCCATGCGCCCCTACGCCGCCGGCTTCATCGCGGCCTGCGCCACCGAGGTGCTCGCGGCCGAACCCGACGTGGTCGGGTTCACCACCACGTTCATGCAGAACGTGCCCTCCCTCGCGCTCGCCCGTGAACTCACGCGCCGAAAGCCCGGGTTGGCCGTGGTCTTCGGCGGCGGAAACTGCGAGGGCCCCATGGGTCACGCCCTGCACCGCAACCACCCCTTCGTGGACCATGTGGTGCGCGGCGAGGCCGAGTACGCCTTCCCAGCCCTGTTACGGCACCTGGACGAGGGCACCGCGCCGGTGGATGTGCCGGGCCTGTGCTGGTGGGACGGCCATATATCGCGGGCCAACACCGAGACCCGGCGGACCGTGGCGCCCGCCGACATCCCCTCGCCCGACTACGACCAGTGGCAGGCCGCCCTGGACGCCTCCCCGGTGCAGGAGTACGTCCACCCCAAGCTGGTGGTCGAGGGCGCCCGGGGCTGCTGGTGGGGCGAGAAGCACCACTGCACCTTCTGCGGGCTCAACGGCTCCGCGATGGCCTTCAGGGCCAAGCCGGGGGAGCGGCTGTGGGCGGAGATCGACCGGCTGGTCCGCCGCCATCGCCTCCTGGACGTGGTCACCGTCGACAACATCATCGACATAGCCTACTTCCGCGACTTCCTGCCCCGGGTCGTCGAGAGCGGCTGGGACCTGCGGCTGCACTACGAGGTCAAGTCCAACCTCACCCGCGGCCAGCTCCGGCTCCTCGGCGCGTCCGGCACCGTGCACATCCAGCCCGGCATCGAGAGCCTGGGCAGCCGGGTCCTCGACCTGATGGACAAGGGCGTCAGCGGCGCCCGCAACGTGCGCACCCTGCGGGAGTGCGAGAACCACGCCCTGACCTGCTCGTGGAACCTGCTGTACGGCTTCCCGGGCGAGACGGCGGACGACTACACGCCCGTCATCGACCAGTTCCCCGCCCTGGTCCACCTCCAGCCGCCGAGCGGCGCCCACCGCATCCAGCTGGAGCGCTTCAGCCCCCACTTCACCGACTCCTCCCTCGGGTTCGGCAAGCGCCGCCCGGCCGAGATGTACCAGCACGTCTACGACCTGCCCGAGGACGAACTCACCGACCTCGTCTACCTGTTCGACACCGAGGAGGCGGGCATCGCGGGCACCGTCGAGCGGCGGCTCAAGGAGGCCGTGGCCGCGTGGCGGGCCGGACACGCGGACTCCCGGCTGCTGTTCGAGGAGTCCGGCGAGGAACTTCTCGTGGTCGACCGGCGGCACGGCCACCCACCCGCCACGCACCGCTTCACCGGCTGGCAGGCGGCCGCCCTGCGCCTCCTGGAGGACGGCCGCAGCGCCCCCGCCCTGCACCGGCTGCTGGCACAGGCCGGCCACGAGGTGCCCACCGAGGCTCTCGACGCCTGGATCCGGCACGCCTTCTGCCTGGGCCTGCTGTTCCGCGACGGACTCACCTATGTCTCCCTCCCCACCTGGGGCGAGCCGGTCCGCCTGCCCGAGGGCGCGGGGGCGGCCGGATGA
- a CDS encoding DUF5825 family protein, translating into MSGLPTAVPHRLTGRRVDVPGPLDLGGQGRRTAEAVRFLRECAGLGLRVSWRAQGRPSYDLRALRHLPPPTELPGCHEDLASWRSGHGYGTLYHRRGPGFVTVMDRREPGAAARLTLDHPDLLAAFDRLLDPTPLAALDPTGREAAGLLAAERLALVSGGWAVALPPRIRRWPVPCTAI; encoded by the coding sequence ATGAGCGGGCTGCCGACGGCCGTACCGCACCGGCTCACCGGTCGCCGGGTCGACGTGCCCGGGCCGCTGGACCTCGGCGGGCAGGGGCGCCGGACGGCGGAGGCGGTGCGGTTCCTGCGCGAGTGCGCGGGCCTCGGCCTGCGGGTGAGCTGGCGGGCGCAGGGGCGGCCTTCGTACGACCTGCGCGCGCTCCGGCATCTGCCGCCGCCGACCGAACTGCCGGGCTGCCATGAGGACTTGGCGTCCTGGCGGTCCGGTCACGGCTACGGCACGCTCTACCACCGGCGCGGCCCCGGCTTCGTGACGGTCATGGACCGCCGGGAACCGGGTGCGGCGGCCCGGCTCACCCTCGACCACCCGGACCTCCTGGCCGCCTTCGACCGGCTCCTGGACCCCACGCCCCTGGCCGCGCTGGACCCCACCGGACGGGAGGCCGCCGGCCTGCTGGCGGCCGAACGGCTGGCCCTGGTCAGCGGCGGCTGGGCGGTGGCCCTGCCCCCGCGCATCCGGCGCTGGCCGGTGCCCTGCACCGCGATCTGA